A genome region from Nocardiopsis exhalans includes the following:
- a CDS encoding IS3 family transposase has translation MRSRTDEVTTAKIHQVHADNYDVYGARKVHAELNRQGHRVARCTVQRLMKRAGLRGIARTKQPRTTTGSTASDTRPDLVERAFTADAPNQLWVADIERCEALLNPAVMKGHRSWPVAAG, from the coding sequence CTGCGCTCACGCACCGATGAGGTCACCACCGCCAAGATCCACCAGGTACACGCAGACAACTACGACGTGTACGGGGCCCGCAAGGTCCACGCCGAGCTGAACCGCCAAGGCCACCGGGTGGCCCGCTGCACGGTCCAACGCCTGATGAAACGGGCCGGGCTGCGCGGGATCGCCCGCACCAAGCAGCCCCGCACCACGACGGGATCCACGGCCTCGGACACCCGCCCTGACCTGGTGGAGCGAGCGTTCACCGCCGATGCGCCCAACCAGCTGTGGGTTGCCGACATCGAGCGCTGCGAGGCGCTGCTGAACCCTGCGGTGATGAAAGGGCACCGCTCTTGGCCTGTCGCAGCAGGTTGA
- the ltrA gene encoding group II intron reverse transcriptase/maturase has translation MISNRTSTKGDAPVNTDAPWPEPSRAWARVLTMQTRLHRWARSDPGRRFDDVFNLVHDPAFLVAAWTRVRDNRGARTAGIDGLAPRDVPGERVLIGLARLREQIRTGTFSPQVVRAKSIPKANGKVRTLGIPTTADRIVQASLKLVLEPIFEADFKPSSYGFRPRRRAQDAIAEIHYLGSGTRDYSWVFEADISKCFDMIDHSALMGRVRLRIKDKKVLRMVRGFLKAGVLSEDGSRRETITGTPQGGILSPLLANIALSVLDEYFAAKWAALGPEWTRVKHRRAGGPVMKVIRYADDFVVMVHGQRHHAEALWDEVAAVLAPMGLSLSVEKTRVVHLDDGFDFLGWHIQRRRMRGRGGRTAVYTYPSAASLARIRDKVRRLTRRASHRTLADLLRRLNPALRGWCAYFQHGVSKATFSYLDRFAFWRIVGWLKKRHPRLNMHTLVRRHLPGWQIRDGGIEFFRAWKVPVTRYRYRGAKIPTPWTSAVTAAA, from the coding sequence GTGATCAGCAATCGCACGAGCACGAAGGGAGATGCGCCGGTGAACACCGACGCTCCGTGGCCCGAGCCTTCCCGGGCATGGGCGCGGGTACTGACAATGCAGACGCGATTGCACCGTTGGGCGAGGTCCGATCCTGGACGTCGTTTCGATGATGTGTTCAACCTTGTCCACGATCCCGCGTTCTTGGTGGCTGCCTGGACGCGGGTGCGGGACAACAGGGGCGCCCGTACTGCTGGGATCGACGGCCTGGCGCCGCGCGATGTTCCCGGCGAGCGGGTGCTGATCGGCTTGGCCCGGCTGCGTGAGCAGATCCGGACCGGGACGTTCAGTCCGCAGGTGGTGCGCGCGAAGTCGATTCCCAAGGCGAACGGCAAGGTCCGGACGCTGGGGATCCCGACGACGGCGGACCGGATCGTGCAGGCGTCCTTGAAGCTGGTGCTGGAGCCGATTTTCGAGGCGGACTTCAAGCCGTCCTCCTACGGGTTCCGGCCCAGACGTCGTGCGCAGGACGCGATCGCCGAGATCCACTACCTCGGCTCGGGCACCCGCGACTACTCCTGGGTGTTCGAGGCCGACATCAGCAAGTGCTTCGACATGATCGACCACTCTGCGCTGATGGGCCGTGTGAGGCTGAGGATCAAGGACAAGAAGGTCTTGCGTATGGTCCGGGGGTTCCTCAAGGCTGGGGTCCTGTCCGAGGACGGGTCCCGCCGTGAGACGATCACCGGCACTCCGCAGGGTGGCATCTTGTCACCGCTGTTGGCCAACATCGCCCTGTCCGTCCTGGACGAGTACTTCGCCGCCAAGTGGGCGGCGTTGGGTCCGGAATGGACGCGCGTCAAGCACCGGCGGGCCGGTGGGCCGGTCATGAAAGTGATCCGCTATGCGGACGACTTCGTGGTCATGGTCCACGGGCAACGTCATCACGCCGAAGCGCTCTGGGACGAAGTGGCAGCGGTGCTCGCGCCGATGGGGTTGTCCCTGTCGGTCGAGAAGACAAGGGTCGTCCATCTCGATGATGGGTTCGACTTCCTCGGGTGGCACATCCAGCGCCGCCGGATGAGGGGTCGTGGTGGCAGGACGGCGGTCTACACCTACCCTTCGGCCGCGTCATTGGCCAGGATCAGGGACAAGGTCCGCCGTCTGACCCGCCGGGCATCGCATCGCACTCTCGCTGACCTGTTGCGCCGGTTGAACCCGGCGTTGCGGGGCTGGTGCGCCTACTTTCAGCACGGGGTTTCCAAGGCGACGTTCTCCTACCTCGATCGGTTCGCTTTCTGGCGGATCGTGGGCTGGTTGAAGAAGCGTCATCCCCGGTTGAACATGCACACCTTGGTCCGTCGTCACCTGCCCGGCTGGCAGATCCGTGATGGCGGGATCGAGTTCTTTCGCGCGTGGAAGGTCCCTGTGACCCGATACCGCTATCGAGGAGCGAAGATCCCAACGCCCTGGACCAGCGCAGTGACCGCAGCGGCATGA
- a CDS encoding TetR/AcrR family transcriptional regulator translates to MVIYAGQGDPRRSMALLWRDHETAERTGPGPKSQLSVDLVVETAIEVADTEGMQALSMRAVGERLGRTAMSLYTYVASKNELIDLMYDHAFAELVREREDRSPSTPTPETATDKTGWREEVLAQAGDLWHFYLRHPWVLEISQARPVLGPNEYRHYESLAAVLHRAGLPPKAISGAYGSILNLLRGMVRTAAEARHSATVTGVPEDEWWYARSAQLEEVADDFAERFPTLALMTQSGAFDNTDPDEPYLEQEAWESFQFGLDALLDGMQHRIDTAAGSGGRTNQADG, encoded by the coding sequence GTGGTGATCTACGCCGGGCAGGGTGACCCGCGCCGCTCCATGGCTCTGCTGTGGCGCGACCACGAAACGGCCGAACGCACCGGCCCCGGCCCCAAATCGCAGCTGAGCGTGGACCTGGTCGTGGAGACCGCCATCGAGGTCGCCGACACCGAGGGCATGCAGGCCCTGTCCATGCGCGCCGTGGGCGAACGCCTGGGCCGCACCGCCATGTCCCTGTACACCTACGTGGCCAGCAAGAACGAACTCATCGACCTCATGTACGACCACGCCTTCGCCGAGCTGGTCCGAGAGCGGGAAGACCGGTCCCCCAGCACCCCGACCCCAGAGACCGCCACCGACAAAACCGGGTGGCGCGAGGAGGTCTTGGCCCAGGCCGGCGACCTGTGGCACTTCTACCTGCGCCACCCCTGGGTCCTGGAGATCTCCCAGGCCCGCCCGGTCCTGGGCCCCAACGAGTACCGGCACTACGAATCCCTGGCCGCGGTGCTGCACCGCGCCGGGCTGCCGCCCAAAGCCATCAGCGGCGCCTACGGCAGCATCCTCAACCTGCTCCGCGGCATGGTCCGCACCGCCGCCGAGGCCCGCCACTCCGCGACCGTCACCGGAGTGCCCGAGGACGAGTGGTGGTACGCCCGCTCCGCCCAACTGGAGGAGGTCGCCGACGACTTCGCCGAACGCTTCCCCACCCTGGCCCTGATGACCCAGAGCGGTGCCTTCGACAACACCGACCCCGATGAGCCCTACCTGGAACAGGAGGCCTGGGAGTCCTTCCAGTTCGGCCTGGACGCCCTGCTCGACGGCATGCAGCACCGCATCGACACTGCTGCCGGCTCGGGTGGGCGAACGAACCAGGCGGACGGATAA
- a CDS encoding transposase, whose translation MPAPRKYPDELRQRATRMAVDARRDPASRSGAIARIADQLGINRETLRNWVTQAEVDAGDRPGTTTDQAQRLAELEREVHELRRANAILKSASAFFASELEGPHIR comes from the coding sequence ATGCCAGCACCGAGGAAATACCCCGATGAGCTGCGACAACGCGCTACCCGCATGGCCGTGGACGCTCGCCGGGACCCGGCCAGCCGCAGCGGTGCCATCGCCCGTATCGCCGACCAGCTGGGCATCAACCGCGAGACCCTGCGCAACTGGGTCACCCAGGCCGAGGTCGACGCCGGAGACCGCCCCGGCACCACCACCGACCAGGCCCAACGCCTGGCCGAGCTCGAACGCGAAGTGCACGAACTGCGGCGAGCCAACGCCATCCTCAAGTCCGCGTCGGCTTTTTTCGCGTCGGAGCTCGAGGGCCCACACATCAGATAG
- a CDS encoding DUF397 domain-containing protein has product MLLEFRKSSYSTGGDNCVEVADLPTGAAIRDSKYPELGFLPVGAGEWATFARLVAAEAPRS; this is encoded by the coding sequence ATGTTGCTGGAGTTCCGTAAGTCCTCCTACTCCACCGGCGGGGACAACTGCGTAGAGGTCGCAGACCTGCCCACCGGCGCTGCTATCCGTGACTCCAAGTACCCCGAACTGGGCTTCCTCCCTGTCGGGGCCGGTGAGTGGGCCACCTTCGCGCGGCTGGTCGCTGCCGAAGCACCCCGCTCCTGA
- a CDS encoding helix-turn-helix domain-containing protein — protein MSAALKRLRAASGLSAAEATKRLGWSSATKLTRAERNEWKFPRRDEVEALLDLYEVEGDDRAHLLSLTEESRGRSDWHKYADLFTGPLPDLEAEAVRIRTYEAVVIPGLLQTPDYAAAVSLASQVVPPEQIDRKVESRMARRAVLDLPQGPQLTAVIDEPALRKVVGSHSIMAEQLRFLVGMAAHYKVTILVVCDESGAHPAIDGAFSLFDFPRPEPGIVSIPTVVEALYVEDEDYFDQHALIFDAVQNLALDPQRSLDLIGSIAAEHDKRA, from the coding sequence CTGTCGGCTGCGCTCAAACGACTCAGAGCCGCGAGCGGGCTGTCCGCCGCAGAGGCGACGAAGCGACTGGGCTGGTCCTCGGCCACCAAGCTGACCAGAGCCGAACGTAATGAGTGGAAGTTTCCCCGGCGTGACGAGGTCGAGGCTCTGCTTGACCTCTACGAGGTGGAGGGTGACGACCGCGCGCATCTTCTCAGTCTGACCGAGGAGTCTCGCGGGCGCAGTGATTGGCACAAATACGCTGACCTTTTCACGGGTCCACTGCCTGACCTGGAAGCGGAAGCAGTCCGAATTCGGACATACGAGGCAGTTGTGATCCCCGGATTATTGCAAACACCGGACTACGCTGCGGCGGTCTCTTTGGCCAGCCAGGTAGTTCCACCTGAGCAGATCGACCGCAAGGTGGAATCGCGGATGGCTCGTCGCGCGGTATTGGACCTGCCCCAAGGACCACAGCTCACAGCAGTCATCGACGAACCGGCTTTGCGTAAGGTCGTGGGTTCACACAGCATCATGGCCGAACAGCTGCGCTTCCTAGTCGGGATGGCGGCGCACTACAAGGTGACGATCCTGGTGGTCTGCGATGAATCCGGGGCTCACCCTGCGATCGATGGTGCCTTCAGCCTGTTCGATTTTCCCCGGCCAGAACCGGGCATAGTCTCAATCCCCACTGTGGTAGAGGCGCTGTACGTTGAGGATGAAGACTACTTCGATCAGCACGCGCTGATCTTCGACGCCGTCCAGAACCTGGCACTGGACCCGCAGAGGTCTCTCGACCTCATCGGTTCCATCGCCGCCGAGCACGACAAGCGAGCCTGA
- a CDS encoding class I SAM-dependent DNA methyltransferase, translated as MVDRHFSHPDLAELYDYFSHWQVSPQDNFYLDLVMNSRSVLDVGCGTGKILRVARERGHTGRLVGLDPANAMLDVANKDRDDVEWTLGDLVAGPYDGEAEPLEGGGFDLIFMSGHAFQVFLTDDDVRANLTAVRRLLAEDGRFVFETRNPAARGWESWSPERVRTVDGPGGLKATCVHRLREVAGELVTFTSDYSVEGWAEPEVIHSTLRFLDADRLNAFLTEAGLEVGAQYGYWDRSPLTDTSAEIITFTRPA; from the coding sequence ATGGTTGATCGACACTTCTCCCACCCGGACCTGGCTGAGCTGTACGACTACTTCAGTCACTGGCAGGTCTCTCCACAGGACAACTTCTACCTCGACCTCGTCATGAACTCCCGCTCCGTCCTGGACGTGGGGTGCGGGACCGGCAAGATCCTGCGGGTGGCGCGCGAGCGCGGGCACACCGGACGACTGGTGGGACTGGACCCGGCCAACGCGATGCTGGACGTGGCCAACAAGGACCGGGACGACGTCGAGTGGACCCTGGGCGACCTGGTCGCGGGCCCCTACGACGGGGAAGCCGAACCGCTGGAGGGAGGCGGGTTTGACCTCATCTTCATGTCCGGGCACGCCTTCCAGGTGTTCCTCACCGACGACGATGTGCGCGCCAACCTGACCGCGGTTCGGCGGTTGCTGGCCGAGGACGGCCGGTTCGTGTTCGAGACGCGCAACCCCGCCGCACGTGGCTGGGAGTCCTGGAGCCCCGAGCGGGTGCGCACCGTGGACGGTCCCGGCGGGCTCAAGGCGACCTGCGTGCACCGCCTGCGCGAGGTGGCGGGCGAGCTGGTCACCTTCACCTCCGACTACAGCGTCGAGGGTTGGGCCGAACCCGAGGTCATTCACAGCACCCTGCGGTTCCTGGACGCAGATCGCCTGAACGCCTTCCTCACCGAGGCCGGGCTGGAGGTGGGTGCCCAGTACGGCTACTGGGACCGCAGCCCGCTCACCGACACCAGCGCGGAGATCATCACCTTCACCCGCCCCGCCTGA
- a CDS encoding pyridoxamine 5'-phosphate oxidase family protein, producing MGKIHDSIGPRLEQFLLDQPVFFVGTAPLDADGHVNVSPKGMGGTFAVLDQHRVAYLDYTGSGTETIAHLRENGRVVLMFCAFEGPPNIVRLHGRGRAVLPADPEFAELRAHFTKERTLGQRSVIVVDVQRISDSCGWSVPLMDLRGDRDILDRAQERRDQRYFDDYWRERNAASIDGLPVVPG from the coding sequence ATGGGAAAAATCCACGACTCCATCGGCCCCCGGCTGGAACAGTTCCTCCTCGACCAACCGGTGTTCTTCGTCGGTACCGCGCCCCTGGACGCCGACGGCCACGTCAACGTCTCACCCAAGGGCATGGGCGGTACCTTCGCCGTCCTGGACCAGCACCGGGTGGCCTACCTCGACTACACCGGCTCGGGCACCGAGACCATCGCCCACCTGCGCGAGAACGGCCGCGTCGTGCTGATGTTCTGCGCCTTCGAAGGGCCGCCCAACATCGTCCGCCTGCACGGCCGCGGCCGCGCCGTCCTGCCCGCCGACCCCGAGTTCGCCGAACTGCGCGCACACTTCACCAAGGAGCGCACCCTCGGCCAGCGCTCGGTGATCGTCGTGGACGTCCAACGGATCTCGGACTCCTGCGGGTGGTCCGTGCCCCTGATGGACCTGCGTGGTGACCGCGACATCCTGGACCGCGCCCAGGAGCGCCGCGACCAGCGGTACTTCGACGACTACTGGCGCGAACGTAACGCCGCCAGCATCGACGGCCTACCCGTGGTCCCGGGGTGA
- a CDS encoding DDE-type integrase/transposase/recombinase, producing the protein MLRNGHVRFGRRPAETHPGKPGQGAAGRPHTYIRTFAGWVYAAFVIDVYSRRVVGWQVARSLHTSLALDALEMAVWNRSHVGRRIDGLIHHSDRGVQLRFKGSSQHRFVEPTVDARRRPLRVSSNRVSYEAWC; encoded by the coding sequence ATGCTCAGGAATGGGCACGTCCGGTTCGGGAGGCGGCCAGCGGAAACCCATCCTGGGAAACCAGGGCAGGGCGCCGCTGGCCGACCTCACACCTACATCCGCACCTTCGCGGGTTGGGTCTACGCCGCGTTCGTCATCGATGTGTACTCGCGCCGGGTGGTGGGCTGGCAGGTGGCACGGTCGCTACACACCAGCCTGGCCCTGGACGCGTTGGAAATGGCCGTATGGAACCGGTCCCATGTCGGCCGACGCATCGACGGTCTGATCCACCACTCCGACCGCGGCGTGCAACTTAGGTTCAAGGGGTCCTCGCAACACCGGTTCGTTGAACCAACTGTAGATGCTCGTCGAAGGCCTCTGCGGGTGTCCTCCAACCGAGTGTCTTACGAGGCCTGGTGTTGA
- a CDS encoding alpha/beta fold hydrolase — MIAQVHGEGTPLVVIHGFGVDHRILLPLEDMPQGQAWKRIYLDLPWAEGADDTGEQTPRELADAVLAEVQEIVGEGDFAVVGNSFGAIIARHIAHTLRSQCLGLATLAGVFQADHALRRLPEHRVTLHDADVLERAGDAREEFAAIAVVHTSETLERFQRFVLPGLRGANQEVLERLGARYTQAPAPEADTDDPFEAPSLHVFGRQDQVVGFEDGLALRDHYTRGSFVVLDAAGHNVHLEQTEVVGALVRDWLDRVDTARRVTSAQLLGVE, encoded by the coding sequence ATGATCGCTCAGGTCCACGGAGAAGGCACACCGCTCGTCGTCATCCACGGGTTCGGTGTCGACCACCGGATCCTGCTCCCGCTCGAAGACATGCCCCAGGGACAGGCCTGGAAGCGGATCTACCTGGATCTTCCGTGGGCGGAAGGCGCTGACGACACCGGGGAGCAGACTCCACGCGAGCTCGCCGACGCGGTCCTCGCTGAAGTTCAGGAGATCGTCGGCGAAGGCGACTTCGCCGTCGTTGGCAATTCGTTCGGCGCGATCATCGCCCGCCACATCGCGCACACACTCCGTTCTCAGTGCCTGGGCCTGGCAACGCTCGCGGGCGTCTTCCAGGCGGACCACGCGTTGCGCCGACTTCCGGAACACCGGGTCACCCTCCATGACGCCGATGTCCTTGAGCGCGCCGGCGATGCTCGGGAGGAGTTCGCTGCGATCGCGGTCGTGCACACTTCCGAGACTCTGGAGCGTTTCCAGCGTTTCGTCCTACCGGGCCTGCGCGGTGCGAACCAGGAAGTCCTGGAGCGTCTCGGCGCGCGCTACACGCAAGCCCCCGCTCCCGAGGCCGACACAGACGACCCCTTCGAAGCCCCGTCGTTGCACGTCTTCGGCCGCCAGGACCAGGTGGTCGGATTCGAGGACGGCCTGGCGCTTCGGGATCACTACACCCGAGGGAGCTTCGTCGTTCTGGACGCCGCCGGGCACAACGTGCATCTCGAGCAGACCGAGGTGGTCGGGGCGCTCGTCCGTGACTGGCTCGACCGGGTCGACACAGCGCGCCGGGTGACATCCGCCCAGCTCCTGGGCGTGGAATGA
- a CDS encoding phosphotransferase, protein MTAFLTQEQLADRTSAAVDAAVAAGRELGLTVTEPRLLHDLFSVVVHLEPAPVVARIPTVLPDSVSLDSISRRQRSELDVTRWLADQGVPVLPPSPLVPREPVQRDGFSITFWQYVPENRDTEPDYAANAESTAALHAALRDYPGQLNFLGAAEPHSLSASLDQLAEHPELISPEDLARARREWQALEPLVSSQEQFQKAFPGIDLQPIHGDSPPANIFAATDGDRYADFELVSYGPVEWDLAALGPELEAAYNRGARRNGQRELDGDVLAFVNAVGMLRVIATLELVPKLPVLAEYLNPAVDQWRATPSQQ, encoded by the coding sequence ATGACCGCATTCCTCACCCAAGAACAGCTCGCCGATCGAACCTCTGCAGCCGTGGACGCCGCTGTCGCGGCCGGACGCGAGCTCGGGCTCACCGTGACCGAGCCCCGCCTGCTGCACGACCTGTTCTCCGTGGTCGTCCACCTCGAACCCGCACCCGTGGTGGCCCGCATCCCCACCGTCCTGCCCGACTCGGTGAGCCTGGACTCCATCTCCCGACGCCAGCGCTCGGAACTGGACGTGACCCGGTGGCTGGCCGACCAGGGCGTGCCCGTGCTCCCGCCCAGCCCGCTCGTTCCCCGCGAACCCGTCCAGCGCGACGGCTTCTCCATCACCTTCTGGCAGTACGTTCCGGAGAACCGCGACACCGAACCCGACTACGCGGCCAACGCCGAGAGCACCGCCGCCCTGCACGCCGCCCTGCGCGACTACCCCGGCCAGCTGAACTTCCTGGGCGCGGCCGAGCCGCACTCCCTGTCCGCGAGCCTCGACCAGCTGGCGGAGCACCCCGAGCTCATCTCCCCCGAGGACCTGGCACGTGCCCGCCGCGAGTGGCAGGCCCTGGAGCCGCTCGTCAGCTCACAGGAGCAGTTCCAGAAGGCGTTCCCCGGCATCGACCTGCAACCCATCCACGGTGACTCCCCGCCCGCGAACATCTTCGCCGCCACGGACGGGGACCGCTACGCCGACTTCGAGCTGGTCTCCTACGGCCCGGTGGAGTGGGACCTGGCCGCGCTGGGCCCGGAGCTGGAGGCCGCCTACAACCGCGGCGCGCGCCGCAACGGCCAGCGCGAGCTCGACGGGGACGTGCTGGCCTTCGTGAACGCGGTGGGGATGCTGCGGGTGATCGCCACCCTCGAACTCGTCCCCAAGCTGCCGGTCCTGGCCGAGTACCTGAACCCGGCCGTCGACCAGTGGCGCGCCACCCCGTCCCAGCAGTAA
- a CDS encoding IS30 family transposase, with translation MGRPRGWGAAVTGRPPMRSPGRPTTNARQVQRQFWARIAEGLSTEDAAAACGVSTPVGSRWFREAGGMSPIALDAPSGRYLSFGEREEIALCKAQNMGVCEIARHVGRDKSTISRELRRNAATRGGRIEYRASVAQWHAERRAHRPKAAKLVINDRLRDYVQERLAGTVTDAEGRPIPGPNVPWKGRRHGRRADRRWGTAWSPEQISHRLKVDFPEDESMRISHEAIYQALYVQGRGALRRELTACLRTGRALRVPRARTRGRGKHFVTPEVLISARPAEVADRAVPGHWEGDLIIGLEGSAIGTLVERTTRFTALLHLPRMEGHGEVAPVKNGPPLAGHGAEAVRDAIAAQFGGLPEKLWRSLTWDQGAEMAQHAQLRLDTGLEVYFCDPHSPWQRGSNENTNGLLRQYFPKGTDLARHSATDLEAIARTLNTRPRKTLGWRTPAEAFDEHLQLVQRTGVARTP, from the coding sequence ATGGGACGACCTCGAGGCTGGGGTGCTGCTGTTACCGGTAGGCCACCGATGCGCTCACCAGGGCGACCGACCACCAACGCGCGCCAGGTCCAGCGCCAGTTCTGGGCCCGCATCGCTGAAGGCCTGTCCACCGAGGACGCCGCAGCAGCGTGCGGCGTGTCAACGCCGGTCGGATCACGGTGGTTCCGTGAGGCTGGTGGAATGTCGCCTATCGCCTTGGACGCTCCGTCTGGCCGGTACCTGTCGTTCGGTGAGCGCGAGGAAATCGCGCTGTGCAAAGCGCAGAACATGGGTGTTTGTGAGATCGCTCGGCACGTAGGCCGCGATAAATCGACGATCTCCCGCGAACTGCGCCGCAACGCCGCCACCCGTGGCGGCCGCATCGAGTACCGGGCCTCGGTCGCCCAGTGGCACGCAGAACGCCGGGCCCACCGCCCCAAGGCCGCCAAGCTCGTGATCAACGACCGGTTGCGGGACTACGTCCAAGAACGGCTCGCGGGAACCGTGACCGATGCCGAGGGCCGGCCGATCCCGGGCCCCAACGTGCCCTGGAAGGGACGACGGCACGGCCGTCGAGCCGACCGGCGGTGGGGAACCGCCTGGAGCCCGGAGCAGATCAGCCACCGGCTGAAGGTCGACTTCCCCGAGGATGAGTCCATGCGGATCTCACACGAGGCGATCTACCAGGCGCTGTACGTTCAGGGGCGCGGGGCTCTGCGGCGCGAGCTCACCGCGTGTTTGCGCACCGGCCGGGCGCTACGGGTGCCGCGGGCCCGCACGCGTGGGCGCGGCAAGCACTTCGTCACCCCCGAGGTATTGATCAGCGCCCGACCAGCCGAGGTCGCTGACCGTGCCGTGCCCGGGCACTGGGAGGGCGACCTGATCATCGGGCTGGAAGGGTCGGCGATCGGCACGCTGGTCGAGCGCACCACCAGGTTCACGGCGCTACTGCACCTGCCGAGGATGGAGGGCCATGGCGAGGTGGCCCCGGTTAAGAACGGGCCACCGCTGGCGGGGCACGGGGCCGAAGCGGTCCGGGACGCGATCGCAGCGCAGTTCGGGGGTCTGCCTGAGAAGTTGTGGAGATCGTTGACCTGGGACCAGGGTGCTGAGATGGCTCAGCATGCCCAGCTCCGGCTCGATACGGGGTTGGAGGTCTATTTCTGCGATCCTCACAGCCCGTGGCAGCGGGGCAGCAACGAGAACACAAACGGGTTGCTGCGCCAGTACTTTCCCAAGGGCACGGACCTGGCCCGGCATAGTGCCACTGATCTTGAGGCGATCGCGAGGACGCTCAACACCAGGCCTCGTAAGACACTCGGTTGGAGGACACCCGCAGAGGCCTTCGACGAGCATCTACAGTTGGTTCAACGAACCGGTGTTGCGAGGACCCCTTGA